CAACTTCATGGGGAAACAGCTAATACAATGTGGGGTGATGTTAAAAATAAAGCTCCAATTAAAGCTATAACTAATGGAGTAAATCGCAAAACCTGGGTTGACCACAGTATCATAACAAATTATGATGATAATAAAAAATTGTGGGAAATTCATCAAAAACACAAACAGAAATTAATTGATTATATTAAAAGAAAAAATGCGGTGAGTTTACGAAAAGATCGATTAACTATAGGCTTTGCTCGTCGTGCAGCTAATTATAAAAGACCTGATCTTATTTTCCGTAAACCAGAAATTATTGGGGAATACTTAGATAATAATAAAATACAAATTATATTCTCTGGAAAAGCTCATCCTGAAGATGATAATGGTAAAGAAATGGTCGCTAATTTAATTCGGATGTCACAAAAATATCCTGAATCAGTTACCTTTATTGAAGATTATGATATAGAAGTAGGTAAATTGATTACTAAAGGGGTCGATGTCTGGCTCAATAATCCAAGAAAACCACAGGAAGCAAGTGGAACTTCTGGCATGAAAGCTGCTATGAATGGAGTTCTAAATTTAAGTATTCTTGATGGCTGGTGGCCTGAAACATGTGAACATGGAGTAAACGGTTGGCAATTTGGTGATGGTTATGTAGGAGAAAATCAGGATCAGCATGATCTTGATTCTTTATATAAAGTTCTTTTAGAAGAAGTAGTACCAACTTATTATGAAAATAAAGAAAAATGGATAGAAATGATGCAGGCCAGTATTGACACAACTTATGATCGTTTTTCTGCTAAAAATATGTTAGAAAAATATTATGAAAAACTATATAGTTAAAAATTAATTTACTTAAAGGAGAGGTCTAGACCTCTCCTTTTTTCTTTAAAATTTGATATTAAAATCTAAAGATATTTCTTGATCTTTATTTTTTAAATCATTAGAAAAATTGATTCCAACCCCTACTGGTTTAACTCCCATAACTCTTATCTTAGTTTCTAAGCCTGATCCATATCTAAAATTTTCAAATTGTTCACTATCAATAAAACCATATATTCTATAACCTAATATCTGAAAAGCAACTAATACTTCTTTACTATATTTAAAAAATTTATTATATCCTAATTCAGAAGATACTAAAAAAGTAGATTTATTTTCCTTACTCAAAGTTCCTCTATATATTTCTGGGTTAAAATAATAGTTAAAGTTATGGATAGAAAATTTATTTTTAAAATCCCACTTTTCTTTAACTGGAATTTCTATCTCCCCTTCAATTAGATATTTATATTTATTATTTTCAAGTGAAAAGTAGTTATCGGTTTTTGCTTTTAAAGATAAATTATAAAAATCATTAAATCTTTTATTATATTCATTTAAAACATTAAAAAAAACTTCATGACCAAATTGGGCTAATCCAATACCTGTATTTAAATTTATGTTATAATTCTTATAATATATTTTAAAATTTTCTTCTTTATCATCTTCATTATAAATCATAATTAAATCTATAGCATCATTTATTTTTTTATACTTAATTTTAAATTGATTACTAAAAGAATTATACTCCTGTATCCAAATTAAATCCAAATTTTTATAACTTAATTCAAAACCATATTCAATATCATTACTATTATTATTAAATAAACTATTGATCATATAGTCATCTTTTTTCCCATATGAAAAATACGGTTTATAAATTGCTTGATTATAAATTATCCTGTCATTTTTTGCATCTTCAATAATCATTTTAATATTATTTTTATTTTCAAGATCATAAGAATATGTTTTTCTTCTATCTATTAAATCTTTAATTTCCTCAATTTTTGATGTAGTTTCTTTACGTCCTAATTCAATAAAATCTTCTGCCAACTGAAAGTCCATAAAAGAATAATCTCCAACAAAATGTTCTATTAGTATATCTGAATATTTTCTACTTATCATATTAGAATTTTCACTTTTAATAATATTTATTGTGCGCATCCATCCTCTATGAGGAAGATTAAATACATTATAAGGCATTTCATCATTGGCCATTGTTGAAATAACAATGTCAGCTCCCATTACCCTTGCAGCTAAAGCAGGTGTTAATTCTTTTATACCAGGGTCAACAAAGTATTCATTATTATAATATTTTATAGGAAAAATAAATGGAATAGCATAAGAACATTGAATAACATCACTTATTTTACCGGTAGTATGAATATATTTTTGTTCTTTAGTTAAATTCATGCTTAATATAGCAGTAGGTAATGGAAAATCTTCTAAATTATTTTCAGGAGCAACTAATTCAATGAAATTATTTAGTTTTTTAGATTCAAGAAGTGAATAAGTGAAAATAAAATTAAAATCAAATAGAGAAGAAAAAATATTTGATCTAACTATATCCTCCATTTGTTCTGGAGAAATACCACTTCCATACATGGCAGCAATTACAGCCCCCATACTAGTCCCCACTACCATATCTATTGGAATATTATTTTTATGAAGAATATCAATCACACCAATATTTACTAAAGCTCGAGCCCCACCACCTCCCAGAGCTAAGGC
Above is a window of Halanaerobiales bacterium DNA encoding:
- a CDS encoding patatin-like phospholipase family protein, giving the protein MFKNIIISSLLIMFICSSPVLADNTYTDTVIYGVENTYIIEKSDKFPVKETPTIALALGGGGARALVNIGVIDILHKNNIPIDMVVGTSMGAVIAAMYGSGISPEQMEDIVRSNIFSSLFDFNFIFTYSLLESKKLNNFIELVAPENNLEDFPLPTAILSMNLTKEQKYIHTTGKISDVIQCSYAIPFIFPIKYYNNEYFVDPGIKELTPALAARVMGADIVISTMANDEMPYNVFNLPHRGWMRTINIIKSENSNMISRKYSDILIEHFVGDYSFMDFQLAEDFIELGRKETTSKIEEIKDLIDRRKTYSYDLENKNNIKMIIEDAKNDRIIYNQAIYKPYFSYGKKDDYMINSLFNNNSNDIEYGFELSYKNLDLIWIQEYNSFSNQFKIKYKKINDAIDLIMIYNEDDKEENFKIYYKNYNINLNTGIGLAQFGHEVFFNVLNEYNKRFNDFYNLSLKAKTDNYFSLENNKYKYLIEGEIEIPVKEKWDFKNKFSIHNFNYYFNPEIYRGTLSKENKSTFLVSSELGYNKFFKYSKEVLVAFQILGYRIYGFIDSEQFENFRYGSGLETKIRVMGVKPVGVGINFSNDLKNKDQEISLDFNIKF
- the glgP gene encoding alpha-glucan family phosphorylase; the encoded protein is MKNMKNKNPNVAYFCMEFGLAKNLRIYAGGLGILAGDILKTANECYYPLIGIGLLWKKGYTKQLIGDHNYPYDSYPTYEEIYDELEDTGVVVEVPIKEQTIFTKVWKLDGYGNTPLYLLDTNLPQNNEQQIITDKLYIGSEEKRVAQEMILGIGGIKAIRELDLNIDVFHFNEGHAVLAGTELIKEKMKKNIEFEKAWEKTRNEIVFTTHTPVKEGNEAHSLELLGELGAFNGLNFDQMEKIGGNPFNMTVAGLKLARTANAVSQLHGETANTMWGDVKNKAPIKAITNGVNRKTWVDHSIITNYDDNKKLWEIHQKHKQKLIDYIKRKNAVSLRKDRLTIGFARRAANYKRPDLIFRKPEIIGEYLDNNKIQIIFSGKAHPEDDNGKEMVANLIRMSQKYPESVTFIEDYDIEVGKLITKGVDVWLNNPRKPQEASGTSGMKAAMNGVLNLSILDGWWPETCEHGVNGWQFGDGYVGENQDQHDLDSLYKVLLEEVVPTYYENKEKWIEMMQASIDTTYDRFSAKNMLEKYYEKLYS